From the Armatimonadota bacterium genome, the window GAACGGAGTGCTGGACGTGCCTCGCGGCACCCTCGAGTGCCTCGCCTTCACGCCGGTAGAAGCGGGGGCAGTGGGTCCCTATCGGATTTACCTGGACGACTTCGAGCAGGTAGCGGTGTGGTCCATCTCTGGCAACGTGGAGCTGCGCGATTTCGACGGGGACATTACGCAGGTGCCGGTGACGGTGGAATTGCGACAGGACGGCAACGTGGTGCGCACCGCCACGGTGAACCTGGATTCCAGCGGCAACTACACCATCCCTGCTGTGCTGCCCGGCACGTATGACCTTGCCTTCAAAGCCAGCCACTGGCTGCGCACGGTGGTGACGGGCGTGACGGTGGAAGACGCTGATGTGACCGACGTCAACGTGTCGCTCACTAACGGAGACATCGACGGCGATAACGAGGTAACGTTGTTCGACTTCGGCAATCTGGTTGCTGCCTTCGGCAGTATGCCGGGCGACAGTAACTGGAACCCAGACGCCGACCTGGACGGGGATCTGGAGGTCACCCTGTTCGACTTCGGCGTGCTGGTGCGCAACTTCGGCGCGATTGGGGATGAGTAGCCCTCACTCCCTGCCCCCCTCCCGAAGTTTCGGGAGGGGGGTGAAGGAAAGGCAGAATAAAGGCTGGACTTTTGCAACGGTTCGTGAGAAACCTTAGTTATTCTGGGGGCGGACGCCGTGCAGCAATCTATCGTCGAACAAACGAACGCCCACGCTGTCACTCCGGGTCAGCTCGCGGGGTTTCAGGCTGCGCAGCCTAACTCGCAGTACGGCGCCCCCCACAAAATGTGGTAGTACTACAAAGCCCCTTTATGAACCCCGCTCGACACAACGGCACTTACCTGATTCACACGGGACCGATATCCGGTGTTTACGGAAACCGCCAGCATGACTTTGACGATGAGCAACCTGGTGCTGGTGGATAGCCGTGAAGACCCGTATTTCGTCTGGAAGCCGGAGGAGATGACTGGTGTGCAGTTCTCGGCGGAACTGCGACATGCGCAACAGTTAACCGTCTTCGATGACGCCAACGACATCAGCCGGGTGAAGCTGGAGATATTCCGCAGCGACGATAACCAGGACCCTGTTCTGGTGAAGGAGTTCGACCGCGTTCCTCGTCCGGGTAACTGGTCGTGGACGTGGGACGGTAATCTCGCGGATGGCACGATAGCACCGCGTGGCATCTACACCTATCGCCTCTCGGCGTTGACCTACGTGCCCACCTTGCCAGACGGCGATAGTAACCGTTCTGGCACGCTGCGCATTACGGAGACCAAACTGGAAATATCGGATGACCATCGGCTGTTCTTTCGCTACTATTTGACGGAGGCAGGAAGCGCCGGTTTCGTGCTCGCCTTTGACCCTACTCCTCAGGGTGTAATGATGTGGGACGTAGATGTGACCACCAACGCGGGGTGGAACAGCCTGGAGGTCATCTTGCCGCCTACGGAGGAATCGCCTCCGGGTTCCATCTGTTATCTGGCATTGATTCCCGATCGCGGACATATCAACAGCATGGACAAGGCGCACCGGATGCACTGGGCATTGCCGTTGAATGCAAGTGTGCCGATGTGTCTCGCGGTTATTGACCCTGGTCATGACGCGACCTACAACAGGGGCAGCCGCGGCTATGACGCACAGGGAACTTTGCACTGGGAGAAGGACGTGTTCCCTTGCTCGCGCCGCCGATACCGTTGAAGAAGCATTGATTCCCAAACGCACGCCTCTGCGGAGCAGACCACCGTGTCTGCCCCCTGTATCGTGAAGGGATGCGAATTATCTTCCGAGATAATACACATCCTCCGACATCTTCTCACGCCGCCCATCGGGCAGGATGCGCCACATCGTGACCTGCAGGGCGGGTAAGCCATCACGCACGCAACGACTGGCATCGCGCACAGGGCGAGCGCTGGCAGGTAACGGCTTCTCGCCCCAAATCTCCGCCTGCAGGCGCCGCCCCTGCACACTCAGGCGGATTTGCACTGCGAAAGGGTGAGGGTTCTTTATCCGCAGGTCTAAAGCACTGCTCACCGTCGCATCCAGACCGGGCGCAAGGTAGGGTACCGGCATGGCATGGGCGTGCCGTTCCAGTACCTGCAGGTCGGTCAACAACACTGCCGCGTACAGGGTGCTGGATACCTGACAAACGCCTCCACCCGGAGCGCGCACACGCCCTTTATCGGTGAAGACCGGAGCCGCCTCGAAGCCTGATTCAGGAGCCTGCCGAGAGCCAACCACCTGATTGAACGATAGCGTTGCGCCGGGTGGTATCACCTTGCCGTGCAGCTTCTGCGCTGCGAGGCGGATGTTTTGTACCCGAGCACGATCGGCAGGGTCAAAGCGTGTCACCACGCGCGCCCACAGATGGCGAAACTCTGGCACAACCCCTTCCTCCTATCCGGTATCCAGCACCTCACGCACGCGGCGGGCGAGCTCGGCGGGGCGATACGGCTTAGGCAGGAAAGCGGTTCCCTCTATCAGCACGCCGTGATGCACAATCACGTTCTCAGTGTAGCCCGAGGTGTAGAGCACCTTCATCTGCGGTTGTATTTCGCGCAGTTTCATGGCGAGTGCCGCTCCGCTCAGCCTCGGCATGATGACGTCGGTCAACAGCAAGTGTACCGGCTCTGTCAAGCTCTGCACCAGCTCTAAAGCCTCTTCGCCGTCCGCCGCCTGTAGCACACGGTATCCACGTGTTTGCAGGGTGGCGACTGCCACCTCTCGCACCGCATCATTATCTTCTACCACCAGTACGGTTTCGTTACCTCCCTCCACCATTCGCTTTACCACCCGATCGGGCAGGGCAGTGGGAATATCTATTGCACGGGGCAGGTATACCTTAAAGGTCGTGCCCTTGCCCAGTTCGCTGTACGCCCAGATACTGCCTCCCGCCTGCTTGACGACACCATAACAGATAGACAACCCCAAGCCGGTGCCCTTGCCCACTTCTTTGGTGGTGAAAAAGGGCTCGAATACGCGACCGAGCGTGTGTTGGTCCATACCGACGCCAGTGTCGCTCACTGCCAGCAACACGTACTCGCCCTGTTGCACCTCCGTATGGTGGGCAACGTACGCTTCGTCCAGCGCTACGTTTGCCGTCTCAATGGTGAGCACCCCCGCCTTCGGGCATGGCGTCTCTGGCGTTAATGACCAGATTCAGGATGACCTGTTCGATCTGGGTGGGGTCAGCGTGCACTTGCCAGAGGTCTGGGGATAGCACCGTCACCATCTGGATGTTTTCGGGTATCAGGCGACGCAGGAATACCTCCGTTTCGCGTACCAGTTCGTTCAGGTTAAACACCTGTGGCGAGATGATGCGCCGACGCGCAAAAGCCAGCATCTGGTTGGTCAGATTACTCGCCTGTTCGGAGGCTTTAAGGATTTGCCCGACGTACGTGTGCACCGCATTTCCCTCTGGCAGCACGGATTGTGCCATCTCGGCGTAGCTCTGGATGACGGTTAGCAGGTTGTTGAAATCGTGTGCTACCCCGCCTGCCAGCCTACCCAGGCTTTCCAATTTGGAAGACTGCACCAGCTGCTCGCGCAAACGCCGTGACTCGGTCACATCTATTGCCACGCCCAGCAACTGCCTCGCACCGCCATCGGGAAGCCTGTCGAACACCACCACACGCAACGCCAGCCATTTCCAGTCGCCCGCCTGGTGTCGCACTCGACACTCCGCCTCTACCATAGTACCGTCAGAGGCGCGTTGCAGCCTGAGCATCTCTCTGGTGACCATCGGCAGGTCGTCGGGATGTAGCAGAGCCTCCAACAGGATGTCACTGCCAGTTAACTCATCGGGCAGATAGCCCACTATCGCCAGCGACTCGCGGCTGACATAGCTGAGCCTGCCCATTTGCATATCGTAGATGAACAGCACCGCAGGCAGAGTATCGGTGATGTGTTGTAGCAGGCGTTCGTTCTGCTTCAGCGTCTCTTCCACTCGCCATACACTGGTGACATCGCGCAGCACCGCCACGAGGTGGGTGATGTTGCCCGAACTGTCGTGCAGGGGGGAGATGGAAGATTCCATCAGAAACTCCTCGCCGCTCTTACGGTAGTAGAACGCACGCCCGGTAACAGGTTGTCCCATCTGAAGGCAACGCCTCAAATCATCGAGCATCTCGGGCTGGGTGCGCTTACCCTGTAAGATACGGGGTGTTTCGCCTGCTGCCTCCTCGCATGAGTAGCCCGTCAGGCGGGTAAACGCGGGATTAACGTATACAATGACTGGTCCGGGCGTATCCGGGTCAGCGGTAGTCACCATCACAGCGTCCGGCGACTGCTCCAGCACCCTCTGGTAAAACGACTCATCTATCTGCACTTTCAAAACCCTCCTCGCCCTAAAGATGACACCTGTGGAAATGCACGGGATACAGAGTTCGAAGGTCAGCGAGGGGGAAAGCAGGTAGTGCCTGTTTTGCCTCGCTTGGCCATCCCCGCGAGAGGAGGCATCATCCGCGCACGGGCTGTGTGCTTTTCCACCTCATTATGGCATGTTTTCATAGTCATTTGCTACCCTGTCAGGAGAAACTCGGTTATAATGAAGTTACTGCGCATCGCAGGTGAAGGGTATTTGCATGTCCTGCAGAATGCCGGCGTATGGGAGTGCTTTGCCTCACGTCGGCTAAAAACGAGGAGGAGGTTCGTTCCATGTTTCAGAGTAACCAGCCGAGAGTACGCCCGAAAACGTTCAACGTGATTGTAATCATCTACGACCCCATCCTGCGCACACGTGGAAACCAGAAGCTCACCCAGTATATGAAGTGGCACGACCCGCGCAAGCTCACGCAGGCGATGATAGACGACGCTCGCGAGACCAGCGGCGGCTACGTGAACTATCGGGTGGTGGAAACCATAGAGTACGATGGCTTCCCCACCAAACGCACTGGCTTCACCTACACCGAGCAACAGTTTCTGGAAGTGTGGGAAAAAGACCGTAGCAAGCACGTGCCCGGCATGACCAGCTTCAAGCATATGTTCGACCAGTTTGACCTGCACCGCAAAATCCGCAGCAAGAACGTGAGCGAAATCTGGCTATGGGGTGCGCCCTACTTTGATTGGGACGAGTTCCACTGGAAGACACCCGGCGATCGAATCCCCTACCAGACGGACAATCCCTGGTTCTATCGCCCCTACGACATCCCCGACGTGGGCAAGACGCTGTGGATCATGGGCTGGAACTACGAGCGCGGCGAGGGCGAGATGCTGGAGAGCTACTGCCACCGCATCGAGAGCGTGCTGTCGCTGACCGTTGGCAGGGGTATCTGGGACCACAAGCGCAACGGCGACAACATCTGGAACCGTTTCACCCGCGTGGACAAGGACTTTCCGGGCGAATCGGAGGTGGGCAGTGTGCATTACGCGCCCAACTCGCGCAGCGACTACGACTGGGATAACCCCACTCTTGTGTGGAGCTATGCCGACGACTGGTTGACCTATCCTCATTTGCTGCGCAAGCGCAAGCTGATGAGTAGCAAGGACTGGGGTTCTCTGCCCGGCGTGCCCGCCATTGTGCGGCACCACAAGTGGTGGATGGAACACATCCCCAAAGCGCCGGGGGTGACCGACGGCTTTTACAACAACTGGTGGGAGTACATCGTGAACTACGACGAGGCGATCAAGAAGCTGCCTCCACCAGCAGCCACCTTCCAGAAGGCGAAGGCGGCGATGTATGCAGAGTAAAAAGGATGGCGCCCTCGGAGGGATTCGAACCCCCGACGCCCTCCTTAGGACGGAGGCGCTCTGTCCACTGAGCTACGAGGGCGCGTCCGCACCATTAGTGTAACACGATTCAGAGGCGGTGTCAACCCGCCGAGAGGGTGTTCGAAATTGCTGGTTGAATGGATAGATAACCTAACCCCCTTGCCCCCTTCCCTGCAAGGGAAGGGGGAACGCCCCTCTCCTCGCAGGAGAGGGGACGGGGGTGAGGTAAGGCAGGGATAGCAAGAACGCCTCTCTCCTTGCGCTACAACCAACTTCTCAACAATTCTCGAACACCCTCACCCGCCGATTTGCCTCGGCCAAGTCGCCCGTGTTATACTTTTCCCAAAGCGAAGAGCAGGGAGCGCAGTGACCATGCGGCGTGTGCAAGCACCTCCTTCCGTAGAGCGTGAATACCGTGGTGTGTGGGTGGCTACCGTTGCCAATATCGACTGGCCCTCTAAGCCTGGGCTACCGTCTGAGGTGCAGAAAGCGGAACTGGTTGCGATACTGGACAGGGCAGCGGAACTAAGGTTCAACGTTATCGTATTGCAGGTGCGCCCGGCATGTTCGGTATTGTATGATTCGAAAATAGAGCCTTGGTCCGAGGTGCTCAGCGGCGCGATGGGCAAACCGCCGGAGCCCTACTATGACCCTCTTGCCTTCGCTGTGGAAGAGGCACACAAGCGAGGCATGGAACTCCATGCGTGGTTTAACCCCTATCGAGCGAGGCATCCGTCTGAGAAGTCAGAAATACATCCCCTACACATCAGCAAGCGACGCCCCGAACTGGTCAAACAGTACGGACGATACCTCTGGCTGGACCCGGGCGAACCCGATGTGGTGGAATATTCCCTCTCGGTGATGTTGGAAGTGGTCAGGCGATACGATGTGGACGGCGTGCATATTGACGACTATTTCTACCCCTACAAGGAGCGCGACGAAAAGGGCAAAACTCTTGATTTCCCCGATGAACCCAGCTGGCAGCGCTACCGACGTTCGGGCGGCAGGCTGAGTCGTGATGACTGGCGCAGGCAGAATGTGGACCGATTCGTGGAAAGGGTCTACCGCGAAATCAAGAGCACCAAGCGCTGGGTGAAGTTCGGTATCAGCCCGTTTGGACTGTGGCGGCCGGGCTATCCTGCACAGGCGCGCGGCTTCGACGCCTACGCGGAGCTCTACGCCGACTCGCGCAAGTGGATTCAGGAAGGCTGGTGCGACTACTATGTACCGCAGCTGTACTTCAAGATAGACCACCCCAACCTCAGCTTCCCCATGATGCTCAGGTGGTGGGTGGAGCAGAACAAACAGGGCAGACACATCCTCGCTGGCCACTTTACCAGCAAAGTGGCAGACGGCAGCAACAGCGCGTGGGAGGCGCAGGAAATCGCCGAACAGATACGCCTGACGCGCCAGCAGGCGGGTGCGGTGGGCAATATCCACTTCAGCGCACGGGCGTTCGTGCAGGATAGGGGCGGTATCTGCAAGCTGATTCGCGAACTGCACGCGCAAACCGCGCTGGTTCCACCTGCGCCCTGGCTCAGCCGCTCCAAACCGCGCACCCCAACGGTACAGGCTACCCGCCTTGCCAGTGGAGCCGTTCATCTGCGCTGGCAGGCTCAGAGCAGGCACCCCGTCGCCTGGTGGATGGTAGCCTATCGTAGCAATGACGAATGGGCGTTGCAGGTGTTGCCCGCGCAAAGCAAAGGGTACACTTTACCCCTTTCGGCAAACCTCGCTTTCGTCAGCGTGGTAGACCGTTACGGTAACCAGAGCGACTGGGCGGCAGCGGAGGATGGTTAACATATACCACACCGCCCCGCGGGGTGACGGGGCGGTGTGTTTGGGTAGGGCGGACGGGATGGGGTTACCGGGCAGTTAAGACGGTAATGCCATCTTCGGCACGCGAAATCTCCAAGTTCAACTTCTCCGCCAGTTTGCGCAACATCTCGTCCAGCGTCACGCCGGTGGACTCCAGATTCACGCGCGTGAGAGGGTCGGTTCCACCCACCAACACGAGAGGCACGCCGTACGCTCGCGCGATATGTGCCAGCGTCTCCTCAACACTGCGCCCTCTTAACACCAGCGCTGGCTTGCGCTGTTCCTGCGAAATCTCTGCCGGCAGCCAAGCCCGTAGTGTGTTGCCGCTATCCCACACCACGCGCACGTCCAGCGTTGTACCCTGCGGTACGGCGGGTAGCACCGCAGTGGTATCCCCGGCTACACTACCGCGCCATACGGTTCGCGCCCCCGCAATGACCTCCACGCTGGTTGGATGCGATGCGTTCATCTTCAGCATCCAGCGCAGCGC encodes:
- a CDS encoding hypothetical protein (possible pseudo, frameshifted), with protein sequence MQIDESFYQRVLEQSPDAVMVTTADPDTPGPVIVYVNPAFTRLTGYSCEEAAGETPRILQGKRTQPEMLDDLRRCLQMGQPVTGRAFYYRKSGEEFLMESSISPLHDSSGNITHLVAVLRDVTSVWRVEETLKQNERLLQHITDTLPAVLFIYDMQMGRLSYVSRESLAIVGYLPDELTGSDILLEALLHPDDLPMVTREMLRLQRASDGTMVEAECRVRHQAGDWKWLALRVVVFDRLPDGGARQLLGVAIDVTESRRLREQLVQSSKLESLGRLAGGVAHDFNNLLTVIQSYAEMAQSVLPEGNAVHTYVGQILKASEQASNLTNQMLAFARRRIISPQVFNLNELVRETEVFLRRLIPENIQMVTVLSPDLWQVHADPTQIEQVILNLVINARDAMPEGGGAHH
- a CDS encoding hypothetical protein (possible pseudo, frameshifted); this encodes MLTIETANVALDEAYVAHHTEVQQGEYVLLAVSDTGVGMDQHTLGRVFEPFFTTKEVGKGTGLGLSICYGVVKQAGGSIWAYSELGKGTTFKVYLPRAIDIPTALPDRVVKRMVEGGNETVLVVEDNDAVREVAVATLQTRGYRVLQAADGEEALELVQSLTEPVHLLLTDVIMPRLSGAALAMKLREIQPQMKVLYTSGYTENVIVHHGVLIEGTAFLPKPYRPAELARRVREVLDTG